Proteins co-encoded in one Actinomadura luteofluorescens genomic window:
- a CDS encoding thiazole synthase, giving the protein MNDTDGLVIAGEELGSRLIMGTGGAPSMAVLREALTASGTELTTVAMRRVDPAARGSVLDVLTECGIRVLPNTAGCFTAGEAVLTAKLAREALGTNWVKLEVIADERTLLPDPIELVEAAEQLVDDGFVVLPYTSDDPVLAHRLEQLGCAAVMPLGSPIGSGLGIRNPHNIELIVERANVPVILDAGLGTASDAALAMELGCDAVLLATAVTRAQSPARMAAAMRHAVEGGRLARLAGRIPKRRYAQASSPFDGLATS; this is encoded by the coding sequence ATGAACGACACCGACGGACTGGTCATCGCGGGCGAGGAGCTCGGCTCGCGGCTGATCATGGGAACGGGCGGGGCGCCCAGCATGGCGGTCCTGCGCGAGGCGCTGACCGCCTCCGGCACCGAGCTCACGACGGTCGCGATGCGCAGGGTGGACCCGGCCGCGCGCGGCTCGGTGCTGGACGTGCTGACCGAGTGCGGCATCCGGGTGCTGCCGAACACCGCCGGCTGCTTCACCGCGGGCGAGGCCGTCCTGACCGCCAAGCTCGCCCGGGAGGCGCTCGGGACGAACTGGGTCAAGCTGGAGGTGATCGCCGACGAGCGCACGCTGCTGCCCGACCCGATCGAGCTGGTCGAGGCCGCCGAGCAGCTCGTCGACGACGGCTTCGTCGTCCTGCCCTACACCAGTGACGACCCGGTCCTGGCGCACCGGCTGGAGCAGCTCGGCTGCGCGGCCGTCATGCCGCTCGGCTCCCCGATCGGGTCGGGGCTCGGCATCCGCAACCCGCACAACATCGAGCTGATCGTCGAGCGCGCGAACGTCCCGGTGATCCTCGACGCGGGGCTCGGCACGGCGTCGGACGCGGCGCTGGCCATGGAGCTCGGCTGCGACGCCGTGCTCCTCGCGACCGCCGTCACCCGCGCGCAGTCCCCGGCGCGGATGGCCGCCGCGATGCGGCACGCGGTCGAGGGCGGGCGGCTCGCCCGGCTCGCCGGGCGCATCCCCAAGCGCCGCTACGCCCAGGCGTCCTCCCCCTTCGACGGCCTCGCGACTTCGTAG
- a CDS encoding sodium:solute symporter family transporter, translated as MTAAAVAAALLLLLVASAALGACDRRSACTASDLLVASRGVTPWRNASAIGGEYLSAAAFLGTAGLVLAYGADMLWLPVAATAGHVLLLAFVTAPLRRSGAYTVSDFAEWRLGSPAVRRIVTCCVCFIGWFYLLPQFQGAGVTLRVMTGAPVWAGWAVVVAVTLLLVASGGMCSITAVQSIQFWVKLVALAVPALALLAMWQMDGRPDPLAGGPARFAHSTRVRVSTEAVVTAPAAVLVTARGRVDGVRHGGGAMTLAAGRHTIGPGAEVVFPAGAPVPHAERLPVQSGQTWATPFGRGEEHGFYRTYSALLGILLGTMGLPHVLIRFYTNPNGSTARRTAALVPLLLALFYVFPTIYASMGRLYAPELLMTGDTDATVLLLPQRVPGPAGALLTGLITLGAFAAFISTSCGLVVTIAGTVTQCARRSGTASFRIATVFALIVPLALLPRIGTQGAAGLVALALCVSACSLCPLLLLAIWWRGLTAAGAGAGLLVGTGLAVTSGVLHLYEVPLTGWPAAAVAEPAALAAPAAFAVMVAVSLLTRRRVPRRADRALTKLHLPEDVFAR; from the coding sequence ATGACCGCCGCGGCGGTGGCGGCGGCGCTCCTGCTGCTGCTGGTCGCGTCCGCCGCGCTCGGCGCGTGCGACCGCCGCTCCGCCTGCACCGCCTCCGACCTCCTGGTCGCCTCCCGGGGCGTCACTCCCTGGCGGAACGCGTCGGCGATCGGCGGCGAGTACCTGTCCGCCGCCGCGTTCCTCGGCACCGCCGGGCTGGTGCTCGCCTACGGCGCCGACATGCTGTGGCTGCCGGTCGCGGCGACCGCCGGACACGTCCTGCTCCTGGCGTTCGTCACCGCGCCGCTGCGCAGGTCGGGCGCCTACACCGTCTCCGACTTCGCCGAGTGGAGGCTCGGCTCCCCGGCCGTGCGGCGCATCGTCACCTGCTGCGTCTGCTTCATCGGCTGGTTCTACCTGCTGCCGCAGTTCCAGGGCGCCGGCGTGACCCTGCGCGTGATGACCGGGGCCCCGGTGTGGGCGGGCTGGGCCGTCGTCGTCGCGGTCACGCTGCTGCTCGTCGCCTCCGGCGGGATGTGCAGCATCACCGCCGTCCAGAGCATCCAGTTCTGGGTGAAACTGGTCGCCCTGGCCGTCCCCGCCCTGGCGCTGCTGGCCATGTGGCAGATGGACGGCCGCCCCGACCCCCTCGCCGGCGGGCCCGCGCGGTTCGCGCACTCCACCCGGGTCCGCGTGAGCACCGAGGCGGTGGTCACCGCGCCCGCCGCCGTCCTGGTCACCGCCCGGGGACGCGTGGACGGCGTCCGCCACGGCGGCGGGGCGATGACGCTCGCCGCGGGGCGGCACACCATCGGACCCGGCGCCGAAGTGGTCTTCCCGGCCGGAGCGCCGGTGCCCCACGCCGAACGACTCCCCGTCCAGAGCGGCCAGACCTGGGCCACCCCCTTCGGCCGCGGGGAGGAGCACGGCTTCTACCGCACGTACTCGGCGCTCCTGGGCATCCTGCTCGGCACCATGGGGCTGCCCCACGTCCTCATCCGCTTCTACACCAACCCGAACGGAAGCACCGCCCGCCGCACGGCCGCCCTCGTCCCGCTCCTCCTCGCGCTCTTCTACGTCTTCCCCACCATCTACGCGTCCATGGGACGCCTCTACGCGCCCGAACTGCTGATGACCGGCGACACCGACGCGACCGTCCTGCTGCTGCCCCAGCGCGTCCCCGGCCCGGCCGGCGCGCTGCTCACCGGGCTCATCACCCTCGGCGCCTTCGCCGCGTTCATCTCCACCTCCTGCGGCCTCGTCGTCACCATCGCGGGCACGGTCACCCAGTGCGCCCGCCGCAGCGGCACCGCCTCCTTCCGCATCGCCACCGTGTTCGCGCTCATCGTCCCGCTCGCCCTGCTCCCGAGGATCGGGACGCAGGGCGCCGCCGGCCTCGTCGCCCTGGCGCTCTGCGTGTCGGCGTGCTCCCTGTGCCCGCTCCTCCTCCTCGCCATCTGGTGGCGCGGCCTCACCGCCGCCGGCGCCGGCGCCGGCCTGCTCGTCGGCACCGGCCTCGCCGTCACGTCCGGCGTCCTGCACCTGTACGAGGTCCCCCTGACGGGCTGGCCCGCCGCCGCCGTGGCCGAACCCGCCGCCCTGGCCGCCCCCGCCGCGTTCGCCGTCATGGTCGCCGTCTCGCTCCTGACCCGCCGCCGCGTTCCCCGCCGCGCCGACCGCGCCCTGACGAAACTGCACCTACCGGAGGACGTTTTCGCCCGCTGA
- a CDS encoding helix-turn-helix domain-containing protein, translating into MTGRPRSNRPLIVNGWDFGPHQLLSPGDVAKIFRVTPKTVGQWAEQGKLTSVRTPGGARRFSRHQIEHYLHNEHPHPMTETSSEPRKPSGPQPQPSNEKT; encoded by the coding sequence ATGACCGGTAGGCCGAGAAGCAACCGCCCCCTGATCGTCAACGGCTGGGACTTCGGTCCCCACCAGCTCCTCTCCCCGGGAGACGTAGCCAAGATCTTCCGCGTCACCCCCAAGACCGTGGGCCAGTGGGCCGAGCAGGGAAAACTGACCAGCGTCCGCACCCCGGGAGGAGCCCGCCGCTTCAGCCGCCACCAGATAGAGCACTACCTGCACAACGAACACCCCCACCCCATGACCGAGACCAGCAGTGAGCCGCGAAAGCCCAGCGGACCACAACCGCAACCGTCGAACGAGAAGACCTAA
- a CDS encoding DUF397 domain-containing protein, which produces MKWRKSSYSGNGGADCVEMTRIEKSVALRDSKSPEESYHRFSVASVTALFEEIRRGRYDLV; this is translated from the coding sequence ATGAAATGGCGAAAGTCCTCGTACAGCGGCAATGGAGGAGCCGACTGCGTCGAGATGACTCGCATTGAGAAGTCGGTGGCCCTGCGGGACAGCAAGAGCCCTGAGGAGTCGTATCACCGGTTCAGTGTCGCCTCGGTGACGGCTCTGTTCGAGGAGATTCGGCGAGGGCGGTACGACCTGGTCTGA
- a CDS encoding helix-turn-helix domain-containing protein yields MANNRMTPRRFLARQIRRLRESVIDSETSKIMTTAGLAKLVYRSESLVKAWESGRRVPRSDDLNRMDDIFQTKGLLSEMGRDLVKDEHAPEFMDRWREVEEHASLLRSYHPLLVPGLLQTPEYARAVIVSSGRRTDNVDEQVRARVDRQSILSPENDAMFIAVIDEGALFYRAIGGAEVMCDQVLKLLEVAEYPNVRINVVPVSVGEYAGLAGNFHIATMDGRSFAYVDDAFSGDVLEHAEDVATMERVWEALRDRALPVEQSVELMAKAVERWRP; encoded by the coding sequence ATGGCCAATAACCGCATGACCCCTCGCCGGTTCCTCGCCAGGCAGATCCGGCGGCTGCGCGAGTCCGTGATCGACTCGGAGACGAGCAAGATCATGACTACTGCCGGGTTGGCCAAACTGGTGTACAGGAGCGAGTCGCTCGTCAAGGCGTGGGAGAGTGGCCGGCGGGTGCCGCGATCCGATGATCTGAACCGGATGGATGACATCTTTCAAACGAAAGGTCTATTGTCTGAAATGGGCCGCGACCTCGTGAAAGACGAGCATGCGCCGGAATTCATGGACCGGTGGCGGGAGGTCGAGGAGCACGCGTCGCTTCTTCGTTCCTACCATCCGCTTCTCGTTCCCGGGCTGCTGCAGACCCCGGAGTATGCCCGCGCGGTCATCGTCTCCTCGGGAAGGCGCACGGACAACGTCGATGAACAGGTTCGGGCGAGAGTGGATCGGCAGTCGATTCTTTCTCCGGAGAACGACGCGATGTTCATCGCGGTCATAGACGAAGGAGCGCTGTTCTATCGGGCGATCGGCGGTGCGGAGGTCATGTGCGATCAGGTTTTGAAGCTTTTGGAAGTCGCCGAGTATCCGAACGTGCGCATCAACGTCGTCCCCGTGAGTGTGGGGGAATATGCCGGGCTCGCCGGCAACTTCCATATCGCCACCATGGACGGGCGGTCCTTCGCCTACGTCGATGACGCCTTCAGCGGAGACGTTCTCGAACACGCGGAGGATGTCGCGACCATGGAGCGCGTGTGGGAGGCGCTCCGCGACAGGGCCTTGCCGGTAGAGCAGTCGGTCGAATTGATGGCGAAAGCAGTTGAAAGGTGGAGACCATGA
- the thiO gene encoding glycine oxidase ThiO encodes MQIVIIGAGVVGLATAWRTAAGGAAVTLVDPAPASGASSVAAGMLTPVSELTYGEEPLLRLGLASRDRYGAFVAELEELTGLETGYRTDGIIEVAFDSDDLRHLDDLRRFQESLGIPVEALTRRECRRLEPMLAPGVRGGLLAPEDGSVDPRRLAPALLAACERLGVRLVRRRAERLVVENDAAAGVGLDDGTVIRADRVLLAAGPWSGDLGGLPPGTVPPVRPVKGQVIRLRTRAPFLRRPTRGLVRGSSVYLVPRADGEIVLGATQEELGFDTRVTAGGLWELLRDARELLPGITELEFAEVTAGLRPGSPDNAPVMGPTALPGLLVGTGHFRNGILLTPVSADILSAMLLDGPVPEVAGPFAPDRFSPEVSA; translated from the coding sequence ATGCAGATCGTCATCATCGGCGCCGGGGTGGTCGGCCTCGCCACCGCCTGGCGCACCGCCGCCGGCGGGGCCGCCGTCACCCTCGTCGACCCCGCGCCCGCGTCCGGGGCCTCCTCGGTGGCGGCGGGCATGCTCACCCCGGTCAGCGAGCTGACCTACGGCGAGGAGCCGCTGCTGCGACTCGGCCTCGCCTCCCGCGACCGGTACGGCGCGTTCGTCGCCGAACTGGAGGAACTGACCGGCCTGGAGACCGGCTACCGCACCGACGGGATCATCGAGGTCGCGTTCGACTCCGACGACCTGCGGCACCTGGACGACCTGCGCCGCTTCCAGGAGAGCCTGGGCATCCCCGTCGAGGCGCTCACCCGCCGCGAGTGCCGGCGGCTGGAGCCGATGCTCGCGCCCGGCGTGCGCGGCGGCCTGCTCGCCCCCGAGGACGGCTCGGTCGACCCCCGCAGGCTCGCCCCGGCGCTGCTGGCGGCGTGCGAGCGGCTGGGGGTCCGGCTCGTGCGGCGGCGGGCCGAGCGCCTCGTCGTCGAGAACGACGCCGCCGCCGGCGTGGGCCTGGACGACGGCACCGTGATCCGCGCGGACCGGGTGCTGCTGGCCGCGGGGCCGTGGTCGGGCGACCTCGGCGGCCTGCCTCCCGGGACCGTTCCACCCGTCCGCCCGGTCAAGGGCCAGGTGATCCGGCTGCGCACCCGCGCGCCCTTCCTGCGGCGCCCGACCCGCGGCCTCGTCCGGGGCTCGTCGGTCTACCTGGTGCCGCGCGCGGACGGCGAGATCGTCCTCGGCGCCACGCAGGAGGAGCTGGGCTTCGACACGCGGGTCACCGCCGGCGGGCTCTGGGAGCTGCTGCGCGACGCCCGCGAGCTGCTGCCGGGCATCACCGAGCTGGAGTTCGCGGAGGTCACCGCCGGGCTGCGGCCCGGCTCCCCCGACAACGCGCCCGTGATGGGGCCGACCGCGCTGCCCGGGCTGCTCGTGGGCACGGGGCACTTCCGCAACGGCATCCTGCTCACGCCCGTGAGCGCCGACATCCTGTCCGCGATGCTGCTGGACGGGCCCGTCCCCGAGGTCGCCGGGCCGTTCGCCCCCGACCGCTTCTCCCCCGAGGTGAGCGCATGA
- the pknB gene encoding Stk1 family PASTA domain-containing Ser/Thr kinase: MDTTVADPLVGRVLDGRYRIESRIARGGMATVYLARDLRLDRIIAIKVMHAGLASDEDFVARFIGEAKAAAALSHPNVVAVYDQRTDGEHVFLVMEYVAGRTLRDALNSLGRLGPRAALEIMQPVLAALGAAHRAGLVHRDVKPENVLITEDGQVKVADFGLARAETASKMTKTGMIIGTVGYLAPEQVLSGNADVRSDVYAAGIMLFELITGRLPHQGDTPLAVAYKHVNDTVPPPSSVVPGIPPQVDALVTDATSHDPARRPHDANQYLAEVAEVFGGLPRDFDRRVEESSRNATSVLEAPPAHGRTAVMDAETLAPEHAARPTRTDRALGALTGRYVLIAIGLVAAVILGWAVWYQTSGQYEHVPSSIIGMKVADARDQLESDGMDVRTAKAVYSDRVHKGGVAKSDPPAGARIAKGQTVTLTPSRGITPREVPDVGGKSLADAKKALEDKGFTVGRTSSTPSQTVTKGDVISTDPDAGEKQSPDVPVAIVVSTGMSMPGLLGQNGDTAANQLRSMGLDVTVKKKQVNGKDPNTVIEQDPSEGTGVSRGDKVTIVVNKRDCIVDAGPFQFGCDDGDGNQNVPIPDLTGRRVNDAKKALEDSGFQVNVTGFGGNVVRFQSPNSGEAPRGSTVTIVRGP, translated from the coding sequence ATGGACACGACGGTTGCAGACCCACTCGTCGGGCGTGTGCTCGACGGGCGCTACCGCATTGAGTCCCGCATCGCGCGCGGCGGCATGGCCACGGTCTACCTCGCGCGCGACCTCAGGCTCGACCGCATCATCGCGATCAAGGTGATGCACGCAGGACTCGCCTCCGACGAGGACTTCGTCGCCCGCTTCATCGGCGAGGCCAAGGCCGCCGCGGCGCTGTCCCACCCCAACGTCGTCGCCGTCTACGACCAGCGCACCGACGGCGAGCACGTCTTCCTGGTGATGGAGTACGTCGCCGGCCGCACCCTGCGCGACGCCCTCAACTCGCTCGGGCGGCTCGGCCCCCGCGCCGCGCTGGAGATCATGCAGCCGGTGCTGGCCGCGCTCGGCGCCGCGCACCGGGCCGGTCTCGTGCACCGCGACGTCAAGCCCGAGAACGTGCTGATCACCGAGGACGGCCAGGTCAAGGTCGCCGACTTCGGCCTCGCGCGGGCCGAGACCGCCAGCAAGATGACCAAGACCGGCATGATCATCGGGACGGTCGGCTACCTGGCGCCCGAGCAGGTGCTGTCCGGCAACGCCGACGTCCGCTCCGACGTCTACGCCGCCGGGATCATGCTGTTCGAGCTGATCACCGGGCGGCTGCCGCACCAGGGCGACACGCCCCTCGCCGTCGCCTACAAGCACGTCAACGACACGGTGCCGCCGCCGTCCAGCGTCGTGCCCGGCATCCCCCCGCAGGTGGACGCCCTGGTCACCGACGCCACCAGCCACGACCCGGCGCGCCGCCCGCACGACGCGAACCAGTACCTGGCGGAGGTCGCCGAGGTCTTCGGCGGCCTCCCCCGCGACTTCGACCGCCGCGTCGAGGAGTCGTCCCGCAACGCGACGAGCGTCCTGGAGGCCCCGCCCGCCCACGGCCGCACCGCCGTCATGGACGCCGAGACCCTGGCCCCCGAGCACGCCGCCCGGCCCACCAGGACCGACCGCGCCCTCGGGGCGCTGACCGGCCGCTACGTCCTGATCGCCATCGGCCTGGTCGCGGCGGTCATCCTCGGCTGGGCCGTCTGGTACCAGACGTCCGGCCAGTACGAGCACGTCCCGTCCTCGATCATCGGGATGAAGGTCGCCGACGCCCGCGACCAGCTGGAGTCCGACGGCATGGACGTGCGCACCGCCAAGGCGGTCTACAGCGACCGCGTCCACAAGGGCGGCGTCGCCAAGTCCGACCCGCCCGCCGGGGCCCGCATCGCCAAGGGCCAGACGGTCACCCTCACCCCGTCCCGGGGCATCACGCCCCGCGAGGTGCCCGACGTCGGCGGCAAGTCCCTCGCCGACGCCAAGAAGGCGCTGGAGGACAAGGGCTTCACCGTCGGCCGGACGAGCTCCACCCCCTCGCAGACCGTCACCAAGGGCGACGTGATCAGCACCGATCCGGACGCCGGCGAGAAGCAGTCCCCCGACGTGCCCGTCGCGATCGTCGTCTCCACGGGCATGTCGATGCCCGGCCTCCTCGGCCAGAACGGCGACACGGCGGCCAACCAGTTGCGCTCCATGGGCCTGGACGTCACGGTCAAGAAGAAGCAGGTGAACGGGAAGGACCCGAACACCGTGATCGAGCAGGACCCGTCGGAGGGCACCGGCGTCTCCCGCGGCGACAAGGTCACCATCGTCGTCAACAAGCGCGACTGCATCGTCGACGCGGGCCCCTTCCAGTTCGGCTGCGACGACGGCGACGGCAACCAGAACGTCCCCATCCCCGACCTGACCGGCCGGCGCGTCAACGACGCCAAGAAGGCCCTGGAGGACTCGGGCTTCCAGGTGAACGTGACGGGCTTCGGCGGCAACGTCGTCCGCTTCCAGTCGCCCAACAGCGGCGAGGCCCCGCGCGGCTCCACCGTCACGATCGTCCGGGGCCCGTGA
- a CDS encoding deoxyribonuclease IV — protein MTSPISPVGAHVPVAGGLATGGLKYAAEIGAEAVQVFVSNPRGWALPEGRPAEDAKLRDEGVPVYVHAPYLVNLGSPTPETLDKSLAAVRHSLTRGRAIGARGVVVHTGSAVTRTYDEAMAQVREHVLPLLDEIPEDGPDLLLEPMAGQNNMLCAKVQDLAPFFERLDHHPKLGVCFDTCHAFAAGHDLTAPGGAKDTLDALVAAVGEGRLKLVHANDSKDACGSAKDRHENIGAGQIGESPFADLFRHPATAGVPFIIETPGRAPAPHAEDIKTLKRLRDAP, from the coding sequence ATGACCTCACCTATCAGCCCCGTAGGGGCGCACGTCCCCGTGGCCGGCGGCCTCGCCACCGGCGGCCTGAAGTACGCCGCCGAGATCGGCGCCGAGGCGGTCCAGGTCTTCGTCTCCAACCCCCGTGGCTGGGCGCTGCCCGAGGGCAGGCCCGCGGAGGACGCCAAGCTCCGCGACGAGGGCGTTCCCGTGTACGTCCACGCCCCGTACCTGGTCAACCTCGGCTCCCCCACGCCGGAGACGCTCGACAAGTCGCTCGCGGCCGTCCGCCACTCCCTGACCCGGGGCCGCGCCATCGGCGCCCGCGGCGTCGTCGTCCACACCGGTTCCGCCGTCACCCGGACCTACGACGAGGCCATGGCCCAGGTCCGCGAGCACGTCCTGCCGCTCCTCGACGAGATCCCCGAGGACGGCCCCGACCTGCTCCTGGAGCCCATGGCCGGCCAGAACAACATGCTCTGCGCCAAGGTCCAGGACCTGGCCCCGTTCTTCGAGCGCCTCGACCACCACCCGAAGCTCGGCGTGTGCTTCGACACCTGCCACGCCTTCGCCGCAGGCCACGACCTGACCGCCCCCGGCGGCGCCAAGGACACCCTCGACGCCCTGGTCGCCGCCGTCGGCGAGGGCCGCCTGAAACTGGTCCACGCCAACGACTCCAAGGACGCGTGCGGCTCCGCCAAGGACCGCCACGAGAACATCGGCGCCGGCCAGATAGGCGAATCCCCCTTCGCCGACCTCTTCCGTCACCCGGCCACGGCAGGCGTCCCCTTCATCATCGAGACCCCGGGCCGAGCCCCCGCCCCCCACGCCGAAGACATCAAGACCCTCAAACGCCTCCGCGACGCTCCCTGA
- a CDS encoding DMT family transporter yields MQQDSGARAGKLAVAAATVTVVFWASAFVAIRSAGAEYSPGALALGRLLSGTVVLGTFWLIRGEGLPPKAAWPGIVTAGLLWFGAYMVVLNWGEQLVDAGTAALVVNIGPILIALLGGWLLKEGLPPRLMLGMAVSFAGAAVVGLSMSGDGRSSVGGVLLCLAAAVTYAAGVVAQKPALRHASALQFTTFACAIGAVACLPFSGQLVSQAADAPAGATLNMVYLGVFPTAIAFTTWGYALARTTAGKMGATTYAAPALVVGMSWLFLDEVPGPVTLGGGLLCLAGVAVSRSTRALRRRVPPVAPEPGAPEASPSGLIEAHTRD; encoded by the coding sequence ATGCAGCAGGACAGCGGCGCGCGCGCCGGCAAGCTCGCGGTGGCGGCGGCCACGGTCACGGTCGTGTTCTGGGCCTCGGCCTTCGTCGCCATCCGCAGCGCGGGCGCCGAGTACAGCCCCGGCGCCCTCGCCCTCGGCCGGCTCCTGTCCGGAACGGTCGTCCTGGGGACGTTCTGGCTCATCCGGGGCGAGGGCCTGCCGCCCAAGGCCGCGTGGCCCGGCATCGTCACCGCCGGCCTCCTGTGGTTCGGCGCCTACATGGTCGTCCTGAACTGGGGCGAGCAACTGGTGGACGCGGGCACCGCCGCCCTCGTCGTCAACATCGGGCCGATCCTCATCGCGCTCCTCGGCGGCTGGCTGCTGAAGGAGGGCCTGCCGCCGCGGCTGATGCTCGGCATGGCCGTGTCGTTCGCCGGCGCCGCCGTCGTCGGGCTGTCGATGTCGGGCGACGGCCGGTCGTCCGTCGGCGGGGTGCTGCTCTGCCTGGCCGCCGCCGTCACCTACGCGGCGGGCGTCGTCGCCCAGAAGCCCGCGCTGCGGCACGCGTCGGCGCTGCAGTTCACCACGTTCGCCTGCGCGATCGGCGCGGTCGCGTGCCTGCCGTTCTCCGGGCAGCTCGTCTCGCAGGCCGCGGACGCCCCCGCGGGCGCCACCCTCAACATGGTCTACCTGGGCGTCTTCCCGACCGCGATCGCCTTCACGACCTGGGGATACGCCCTCGCCCGCACGACCGCCGGGAAGATGGGCGCCACCACCTACGCCGCGCCCGCGCTCGTCGTGGGGATGTCGTGGCTGTTCCTCGACGAGGTCCCCGGCCCGGTCACCCTCGGCGGCGGGCTGCTGTGCCTCGCCGGCGTGGCCGTGTCCCGCAGCACGCGGGCCCTGCGCCGCCGCGTCCCGCCGGTCGCTCCCGAACCGGGCGCCCCGGAGGCCTCACCCTCCGGGCTCATCGAGGCTCATACTCGCGACTGA
- a CDS encoding NAD(P)/FAD-dependent oxidoreductase encodes MERVIVVGGGLAGVRAVEALRSKGYEGALTLVSAERHRPYDRPPLSKAVLAGESDDTTVDADWDALRCELLLGERATGLRLDGPGRGGTVASTAGGLPFDGLVIATGAAPITLPGEGRQHVLRTIDEARDLRARLTPGARIVIVGAGWIGAEVATAAARRGCAVTVVEAADTPLAGALGPEAGALTAPWYAEAGVELRTGVKVAEVRDGGLALAGGGRVEADEVVVGVGVRPVLSWLEGSGLLLERGVVTDGSFRTYMGEEDPGALRPDVVAVGDCAAWWSHRYGRRLLVEHWDAALNAPEVAAATLLGQEAVYDAAPYFWSEQFGRMVQYAGDHSASERLVRRGDPSGRRWAVAWLTGDRLDAILTVDRPRDLVQARRVIAAGTPVDPEAIADPDVPVRQAVRG; translated from the coding sequence ATGGAGAGGGTCATCGTCGTGGGTGGCGGGCTGGCCGGCGTGCGCGCCGTGGAGGCCCTGCGGAGCAAGGGGTACGAGGGCGCGCTGACCCTCGTGTCGGCGGAGCGGCACCGGCCCTACGACCGGCCGCCGCTGTCGAAGGCCGTCCTCGCGGGCGAGTCCGACGACACGACCGTGGACGCCGACTGGGACGCGCTGCGCTGCGAGCTGCTGCTCGGCGAGCGCGCCACCGGCCTGCGGCTGGACGGGCCCGGACGCGGCGGAACGGTGGCGTCCACGGCGGGCGGGCTGCCCTTCGACGGGCTGGTGATCGCGACCGGCGCCGCCCCGATCACGCTGCCGGGGGAGGGGCGCCAGCATGTGCTGCGCACGATCGACGAGGCGCGCGACCTGCGCGCCCGGCTCACCCCCGGCGCCCGCATCGTGATCGTCGGCGCGGGCTGGATCGGCGCCGAGGTCGCCACCGCCGCGGCCCGCCGGGGCTGCGCTGTCACCGTCGTGGAGGCGGCCGACACCCCGCTGGCGGGCGCGCTCGGCCCCGAGGCCGGCGCGCTCACCGCCCCCTGGTACGCCGAGGCGGGCGTCGAGCTGCGGACCGGGGTCAAGGTCGCGGAGGTGCGCGACGGCGGCCTCGCCCTCGCCGGAGGCGGCCGCGTCGAGGCCGACGAGGTGGTCGTCGGCGTCGGGGTCCGTCCCGTCCTGTCCTGGCTGGAGGGCTCCGGGCTGCTGCTGGAGCGCGGCGTCGTCACCGACGGCTCGTTCCGGACCTACATGGGCGAGGAGGACCCCGGCGCGCTGCGCCCGGACGTCGTCGCGGTCGGCGACTGCGCCGCCTGGTGGTCGCACCGCTACGGGCGGCGGCTCCTCGTCGAGCACTGGGACGCGGCGCTGAACGCCCCGGAGGTCGCCGCCGCGACCCTCCTCGGCCAGGAGGCCGTGTACGACGCCGCCCCGTACTTCTGGTCGGAGCAGTTCGGGCGCATGGTCCAGTACGCGGGCGACCACTCGGCGTCCGAGCGGCTCGTGCGCCGGGGCGACCCGTCCGGCCGCAGGTGGGCGGTGGCGTGGCTGACCGGCGACCGCCTCGACGCGATCCTCACCGTCGACCGGCCCCGCGACCTGGTGCAGGCGAGGCGCGTGATCGCCGCCGGGACGCCGGTGGATCCGGAGGCGATCGCCGACCCGGACGTGCCCGTCCGGCAGGCCGTTCGCGGATAG
- a CDS encoding ATP-binding protein, whose protein sequence is MRIARDHVAEITTDWPVNEYFIRLVASELVTNAVRHAATEVIRVHACAGEGVYVIEVWDADRRPPVPAAQPLCPESPGGRGLWIVTDYADRWGVRHDDDDGGKVVYAQWTRP, encoded by the coding sequence GTGAGGATCGCACGCGATCACGTCGCCGAGATCACCACCGATTGGCCGGTTAATGAGTACTTCATCCGTTTAGTCGCATCCGAATTAGTCACCAACGCGGTCCGGCATGCCGCCACCGAGGTGATCCGGGTCCATGCCTGCGCCGGCGAGGGCGTGTACGTGATCGAGGTCTGGGACGCCGACCGAAGGCCCCCCGTCCCCGCCGCGCAGCCGCTCTGCCCCGAGTCACCTGGCGGGCGCGGGCTCTGGATCGTCACCGACTACGCCGACCGCTGGGGCGTCCGCCACGACGACGATGACGGCGGCAAGGTCGTCTACGCCCAGTGGACCCGGCCTTGA
- the thiS gene encoding sulfur carrier protein ThiS has product MKVIVNGEPRELPDGASVAEVVASVTAAATGVAAALNDEVVRRSQWEATPLRDADRIEVLTAVQGG; this is encoded by the coding sequence ATGAAGGTGATCGTCAACGGTGAGCCGCGCGAGCTGCCCGACGGCGCGAGCGTGGCCGAGGTCGTCGCGTCCGTCACGGCCGCGGCGACGGGCGTGGCCGCGGCGCTGAACGACGAGGTCGTCCGGCGCTCGCAGTGGGAGGCCACGCCCCTGCGGGACGCCGACCGCATCGAAGTGCTGACCGCGGTCCAGGGAGGCTGA